A DNA window from Pseudoalteromonas spongiae UST010723-006 contains the following coding sequences:
- the rpsH gene encoding 30S ribosomal protein S8 has product MSLQDPIADMFTRVRNGQQAKKVSVSMPSSKLKVAVAKLLKEEGYITDYAVAGDVKPELSVELKYFEGKAVIESLQRVSRPGLRIYKKRGELPKVMGGLGIAIVSTSKGLMTDRAARSAGIGGEIIGFVA; this is encoded by the coding sequence ATGAGCTTGCAAGATCCAATCGCGGATATGTTTACACGTGTTCGTAACGGCCAACAGGCTAAGAAGGTTTCAGTATCTATGCCTTCTTCAAAGCTAAAAGTTGCTGTTGCAAAACTACTTAAAGAAGAAGGTTACATCACAGACTACGCAGTAGCTGGTGACGTTAAACCTGAGCTTTCTGTAGAATTAAAATATTTCGAAGGCAAAGCTGTAATCGAGTCTCTACAGCGCGTTAGCCGTCCTGGTCTACGTATCTACAAGAAACGTGGCGAGTTACCAAAGGTAATGGGCGGTTTAGGCATTGCTATCGTTTCAACTTCTAAAGGCTTGATGACTGACCGTGCTGCACGTAGTGCTGGTATCGGTGGTGAAATCATCGGCTTTGTAGCTTAA
- the rpsE gene encoding 30S ribosomal protein S5, whose translation MANVEVKQPELAEKLVAVNRVSKVVKGGRIFSFTALTVVGDGAGKVGFGYGKAREVPAAIQKAMEKARRNMVNVELNGNTLQHPIKGRHAGSKVYMQPAAEGTGIIAGGAMRAVLEVVGVHNVLSKAYGSTNPINVVRATIKALDNMKSPESVAAKRGLSVDNILG comes from the coding sequence ATGGCTAACGTAGAAGTAAAGCAACCTGAATTAGCTGAAAAGCTAGTTGCAGTAAACCGCGTGTCAAAAGTAGTTAAAGGTGGTCGTATCTTTAGCTTCACTGCACTAACAGTTGTTGGTGACGGCGCAGGTAAAGTAGGTTTTGGTTACGGTAAAGCACGTGAAGTTCCTGCTGCTATTCAAAAAGCAATGGAAAAAGCACGTCGTAACATGGTAAACGTAGAATTAAACGGAAACACGTTACAGCACCCAATCAAGGGTCGTCACGCTGGTTCTAAAGTATATATGCAGCCAGCTGCTGAAGGTACAGGTATCATCGCCGGTGGTGCGATGCGTGCAGTACTAGAAGTTGTAGGTGTACATAACGTACTTTCTAAAGCATATGGTTCTACTAACCCAATCAACGTTGTACGCGCAACAATTAAAGCTCTAGACAACATGAAGTCGCCTGAGTCAGTTGCTGCTAAACGTGGTTTAAGCGTTGATAACATCCTGGGGTAA
- a CDS encoding DNA-directed RNA polymerase subunit alpha gives MQGSVTEFLKPKLVDIDAVSTSRSKVILEPLERGFGHTLGNALRRILLSSMPGCAVTEVEIDGVLHEYSAKEGVQEDIIEILLNLKGLAVSLHEKDEVFLTLTKSGVGPVTAADIQHDDSVEIANPDHVICHLTTDSSEISMRIRVQRGRGYVPASSRISSEDDERPIGRLLLDASFSPVERIAYSVESARVEQRTDLDKLIIDMETNGTIDPEEAIRRASTILAEQLDAFVDLRDVAEPEEKEEKPEFDPILLRPVDDLELTVRSANCLKAEQIQYIGDLVQRTEVELLKTPNLGKKSLTEIKDVLASRGLSLGMRLENWPPASLAE, from the coding sequence ATGCAGGGTTCTGTTACCGAATTCCTAAAGCCAAAATTAGTCGATATCGACGCTGTAAGTACATCGCGTTCTAAAGTAATTTTAGAGCCGCTAGAGCGTGGCTTTGGTCACACTTTAGGTAATGCACTTCGTCGTATTTTACTTTCATCAATGCCAGGTTGTGCAGTGACTGAAGTTGAAATCGACGGCGTACTACACGAATACAGTGCGAAGGAAGGTGTTCAAGAAGACATCATCGAAATTCTACTAAACCTTAAAGGTTTAGCAGTTTCTTTACACGAGAAAGATGAAGTATTTCTAACGCTGACTAAATCAGGCGTTGGCCCTGTAACCGCTGCTGATATTCAACACGATGATAGTGTTGAAATTGCTAACCCAGATCACGTGATTTGTCACCTGACGACTGATAGCAGTGAAATCAGCATGCGTATTCGCGTTCAACGTGGCCGTGGCTACGTTCCAGCGTCGAGCCGTATTTCCTCTGAAGACGATGAGCGCCCAATCGGTCGTTTGTTGCTAGATGCATCATTTAGCCCGGTTGAGCGTATTGCGTACTCGGTTGAATCAGCACGTGTTGAGCAACGTACAGACTTAGATAAGCTTATTATCGATATGGAAACAAATGGTACGATTGATCCTGAAGAGGCAATTCGTCGTGCATCTACTATTCTAGCTGAGCAATTAGACGCATTCGTAGATTTACGTGATGTGGCTGAGCCAGAAGAGAAGGAAGAGAAGCCGGAGTTTGATCCGATTCTACTTCGTCCAGTTGATGATTTAGAGCTTACTGTACGTTCTGCGAACTGTCTGAAAGCCGAGCAAATTCAATATATCGGTGATCTTGTTCAGCGTACTGAAGTTGAGCTTCTTAAAACACCAAACCTTGGTAAGAAGTCACTTACAGAAATTAAAGACGTGCTTGCATCACGTGGTCTGTCTCTAGGTATGCGCCTAGAAAACTGGCCGCCAGCAAGCTTAGCTGAATAA
- the secY gene encoding preprotein translocase subunit SecY, translated as MAKPGLDMQSAQSGLAELKRRLLFVLGAIIIYRLGSFVPIPGIDAAVLAQFFEQQKGTIVEMFNMFSGGALERASVLALGIMPYITASIIMQLMTHMHPTYMELKKEGEQGRKKISQHTRYATLVLATFQSIGIATSLPNMMSGLVVNPGLAFYFTAVVSLVTGTMFLMWLGEQITERGIGNGISVLIFVGIVANLPSAIGSTAEMARQGDLQPLVLLLIAVIVFAVTYLVVFFERGQRRIVVNYAKRQQGRQVFAAQSSHLPLKVNMAGVIPPIFASSIILFPGTIASWFGQGEGPVADTLQTISLALSPGQPLYAMVLAAAIIFFCFFYTALVFNPRETADNLKKSGAFIPGIRPGEQTSKYIDKVMTRLTLAGALYITFICLVPEFMTMAWQTPFYFGGTSILIIVVVIMDFMAQVQTHLMSHQYESVLKKANLKGYGR; from the coding sequence ATGGCTAAACCAGGTCTAGATATGCAAAGTGCACAAAGCGGCTTAGCGGAGCTGAAGCGCCGATTACTATTTGTATTGGGTGCTATCATTATTTACCGTTTAGGCTCGTTCGTGCCGATCCCTGGTATTGACGCCGCAGTATTGGCCCAGTTCTTCGAGCAACAAAAGGGCACCATTGTTGAGATGTTCAACATGTTCAGTGGTGGTGCACTTGAGCGTGCATCGGTGTTGGCGTTAGGTATTATGCCTTACATCACCGCTTCAATTATCATGCAGTTGATGACACATATGCATCCAACTTACATGGAATTGAAGAAAGAAGGTGAGCAAGGTCGTAAGAAGATCAGCCAACACACTCGTTATGCAACGCTCGTGCTAGCTACATTCCAATCTATTGGTATTGCAACTAGTTTACCGAATATGATGTCAGGCCTAGTGGTTAACCCTGGTCTTGCATTCTATTTCACTGCTGTAGTGAGCTTGGTGACTGGTACAATGTTCCTAATGTGGTTGGGTGAGCAAATTACAGAGCGTGGTATCGGTAACGGTATCTCAGTTCTAATTTTTGTGGGTATTGTAGCTAACTTGCCGTCTGCTATTGGTTCGACTGCCGAAATGGCGCGCCAAGGTGATTTACAACCGTTAGTACTACTATTGATTGCGGTAATTGTTTTTGCTGTAACTTATTTGGTAGTGTTCTTTGAGCGTGGACAACGTCGCATCGTTGTTAACTACGCTAAACGTCAGCAAGGCCGTCAGGTATTTGCAGCGCAAAGTTCACACTTACCATTGAAAGTTAATATGGCAGGGGTTATTCCACCAATCTTTGCTAGTAGTATTATTCTGTTCCCTGGTACAATTGCGAGCTGGTTCGGTCAAGGTGAAGGCCCGGTTGCTGATACATTACAAACTATCTCTTTAGCATTGTCTCCTGGACAGCCGCTATATGCGATGGTTTTAGCAGCTGCAATCATCTTTTTCTGCTTCTTTTACACTGCGTTGGTATTTAACCCGCGTGAAACAGCAGACAACCTGAAAAAATCAGGGGCATTTATCCCAGGCATTCGCCCAGGTGAGCAGACATCTAAATACATTGATAAAGTAATGACACGCCTAACTTTAGCTGGCGCATTGTACATTACCTTTATTTGTCTAGTGCCCGAGTTCATGACAATGGCATGGCAAACGCCATTCTATTTCGGCGGTACATCAATTTTGATTATCGTTGTTGTTATCATGGACTTTATGGCACAAGTACAAACGCATCTGATGTCTCATCAGTATGAGTCTGTGCTGAAAAAAGCAAACCTTAAAGGCTATGGCCGATAA
- the rpsN gene encoding 30S ribosomal protein S14 — MAKNSMKAREAKRTKLVAQYAEKRAALKAIISDVNASEDDRWDAVLKLQSLPRDSSPARQRNRCNITGRPHGYLRKFGLSRIKLREAAMRGEVPGLKKASW; from the coding sequence ATGGCAAAGAATTCAATGAAAGCGCGCGAAGCAAAGCGCACTAAACTAGTTGCTCAGTACGCTGAAAAGCGCGCAGCACTAAAAGCAATCATCTCTGACGTAAATGCGTCTGAAGATGATCGTTGGGACGCGGTATTAAAGCTTCAAAGCCTTCCGCGTGATTCAAGCCCTGCACGTCAACGTAATCGTTGTAACATCACGGGCCGCCCACATGGTTACCTTCGTAAGTTCGGCTTAAGCCGTATCAAATTACGCGAAGCTGCTATGCGCGGTGAAGTTCCTGGCCTTAAAAAGGCTTCTTGGTAA
- the rplE gene encoding 50S ribosomal protein L5 translates to MAKLHEVYKDKVVAELVKEFNYSSVMQVPRIEKITLNMGVGEALADKKILENAVSDLEAISGQKPLITKARKSVAGFKIREGYPIGCKVTLRGERMWDFLERLVSIAMPRIRDFRGVSAKSFDGRGNYSMGVREQIIFPEIDYDKVDRVRGMDITITTSAKSDEEGRALLTAFNFPFKK, encoded by the coding sequence ATGGCGAAACTGCATGAAGTATATAAAGACAAAGTAGTAGCTGAACTAGTTAAAGAGTTCAACTACAGCTCTGTCATGCAAGTCCCTCGAATTGAGAAAATCACCCTTAATATGGGTGTGGGCGAAGCCCTAGCGGACAAAAAGATTCTAGAGAACGCAGTAAGCGACCTAGAAGCTATCTCTGGTCAGAAGCCACTTATCACTAAAGCACGCAAATCAGTTGCTGGCTTTAAGATTCGTGAAGGCTATCCGATCGGTTGTAAAGTAACCCTACGCGGTGAGCGTATGTGGGATTTCCTAGAGCGTTTAGTCTCTATTGCGATGCCACGTATTCGTGACTTCCGCGGTGTTAGCGCAAAGTCTTTCGACGGTCGCGGTAACTATTCTATGGGCGTACGTGAGCAAATCATCTTCCCAGAAATCGATTATGATAAAGTAGACCGCGTTCGCGGTATGGATATCACAATCACTACTTCTGCGAAAAGTGATGAGGAAGGCCGTGCGTTGTTAACAGCGTTTAACTTCCCATTCAAGAAATAA
- a CDS encoding histidine triad nucleotide-binding protein codes for MSQETLFTKIINREIPADIVYEDELSLAFKDINPQAPFHVLIIPKKPIATINDIALDDRELVGHLYYVAKQLATEHGFSDEGYRVVMNCNENAGQTVFHIHLHMLAGKMLGWPPYTDNAKT; via the coding sequence ATGAGTCAAGAAACCCTATTCACCAAAATTATTAATCGCGAAATTCCAGCTGATATTGTCTATGAAGATGAGCTAAGTCTTGCATTTAAGGACATAAACCCACAAGCGCCTTTCCACGTACTTATTATTCCGAAAAAGCCAATCGCTACAATTAACGACATTGCATTAGACGATCGAGAGCTTGTAGGCCATCTGTATTACGTTGCTAAACAGCTAGCAACAGAGCATGGCTTTAGTGATGAAGGCTACCGTGTGGTTATGAACTGTAACGAAAATGCAGGACAAACAGTTTTTCATATTCACCTGCACATGCTGGCAGGAAAAATGCTAGGTTGGCCACCGTATACTGACAACGCAAAGACCTAG
- a CDS encoding helix-turn-helix transcriptional regulator, which yields MNNTAFIILNTNPTNNSGLEVLKPLLTTQGLNVLHGFDGKDVPSNTRLLFIESNGDNVWQRLQTHISELNTDCDIILFNISDNTELANRALLSGIRGVFYETDNADVLMKGIRLLLDNQLWFRRDVMCSALNRLLQFNKEAINQITDAELEPVKLTKRERAIISLMSKGAKNKEIADELNISPHTVKTHLYSAFRKTNCRNRIELLSWAQYNMPNELR from the coding sequence ATGAATAACACAGCGTTTATCATTTTGAACACTAATCCTACTAATAATTCTGGATTGGAAGTTTTAAAACCATTACTAACCACCCAAGGTCTAAACGTTCTACACGGGTTTGATGGTAAAGATGTACCAAGCAACACGCGCTTATTATTTATCGAATCTAACGGTGATAATGTTTGGCAACGTTTACAAACACATATTTCTGAACTAAACACTGACTGTGACATTATTTTGTTTAACATCAGCGATAATACTGAACTCGCTAATCGCGCTCTTTTATCAGGTATTCGTGGTGTATTCTATGAAACAGATAATGCTGATGTATTAATGAAAGGCATTCGCTTACTGCTTGATAATCAACTCTGGTTCCGCCGTGATGTAATGTGTAGCGCATTGAACCGCTTATTACAGTTCAATAAAGAAGCCATTAATCAGATCACAGACGCTGAATTAGAGCCAGTGAAATTAACAAAGCGTGAGCGCGCAATCATTAGCCTAATGAGTAAAGGTGCAAAGAATAAAGAAATAGCCGACGAGCTTAATATCAGCCCGCACACGGTGAAAACACACTTATACAGTGCGTTTAGAAAAACCAACTGTCGTAACCGCATCGAGCTACTTTCATGGGCGCAATATAATATGCCTAATGAGCTGCGATAA
- the rpmJ gene encoding 50S ribosomal protein L36 gives MKVRASVKKICRSCKVIKRAGVVRVICSDPKHKQRQG, from the coding sequence ATGAAAGTACGTGCTTCCGTTAAGAAAATTTGCCGTAGCTGTAAAGTTATTAAGCGTGCAGGTGTTGTACGTGTAATTTGCAGCGACCCTAAGCATAAGCAAAGGCAAGGCTAA
- a CDS encoding DUF2057 family protein, whose product MKNLLALSLLLPSLAYAATVKFSEELIPLQVNENKVEHSLFSSVDEVTVSQGQHKVKVKYKDLYEIDYDEHEVIESEPFWLVINIENSEATYQLSMPRADDIDGAKQYIKSPFATFKELEANSQALRLEPVKAQVVLSTEQKNKAHLPATTASALSNSAAPKSSSKIQVVAEKSPNAPVSQQPSALSMLEFWWSQATEQEKAAFLANKKGS is encoded by the coding sequence ATGAAAAATCTATTAGCACTCAGTTTGTTATTACCAAGTTTAGCGTATGCCGCAACGGTAAAGTTTTCAGAAGAGTTAATCCCGCTACAAGTGAATGAGAATAAAGTAGAGCATTCACTTTTTTCAAGTGTTGATGAAGTGACAGTGTCACAAGGCCAGCATAAAGTCAAAGTGAAGTATAAAGACCTTTACGAAATTGATTATGATGAACATGAAGTCATCGAGTCAGAGCCATTTTGGCTTGTGATCAATATTGAAAATAGCGAGGCAACTTATCAGCTTTCAATGCCACGTGCTGATGATATTGATGGTGCAAAGCAGTATATTAAAAGCCCGTTTGCAACCTTTAAAGAGCTAGAAGCTAACAGCCAAGCATTGCGTTTAGAACCTGTAAAAGCGCAAGTAGTGCTCTCTACGGAACAGAAAAATAAGGCACATTTGCCAGCTACAACTGCAAGCGCGCTATCTAATAGCGCTGCGCCAAAGTCATCATCTAAAATTCAAGTGGTTGCTGAAAAATCACCTAACGCACCTGTTAGTCAACAACCTAGTGCGCTAAGTATGCTTGAGTTTTGGTGGTCACAAGCCACTGAACAAGAAAAAGCAGCATTTTTAGCAAATAAAAAAGGCAGCTAA
- the rpsK gene encoding 30S ribosomal protein S11 — protein sequence MAKAPIRRKKVKKQVADGMAHVHASFNNTIVTITDRQGNALSWATAGGSGFRGSRKSTPFAAQVAAERAGTAAQEYGLKNLEVFIKGPGPGRESSVRALNALGYRITNITDVTPIPHNGCRPPKKRRV from the coding sequence ATGGCTAAAGCACCAATCCGTCGTAAGAAGGTTAAAAAGCAAGTTGCTGATGGTATGGCTCATGTTCATGCTTCTTTCAACAACACTATTGTTACTATTACAGACCGTCAAGGTAATGCGTTATCTTGGGCAACTGCAGGTGGTTCTGGTTTCCGTGGTTCACGTAAATCTACGCCATTCGCTGCACAGGTTGCTGCTGAGCGTGCAGGTACTGCTGCTCAGGAATATGGTTTAAAGAACCTAGAAGTATTCATCAAGGGCCCTGGTCCAGGTCGTGAATCTTCAGTTCGTGCATTAAATGCACTAGGTTACCGTATTACAAACATTACTGACGTGACGCCAATTCCACACAATGGTTGTCGTCCACCGAAGAAACGTCGCGTATAA
- the rplO gene encoding 50S ribosomal protein L15 yields MQLNTLSPAVGAKKPGKRVGRGIGSGLGKTGGRGHKGQKSRSGGKVRVGFEGGQMPMQRRLPKFGFTSRKSLVSAEVNLFEIAKVEGDVVELSTLQAAGIVKKNIQFVKVVKSGEVSRAVTVKGLKVTKGAREAIEAAGGKIEE; encoded by the coding sequence ATGCAATTGAATACACTTTCTCCAGCAGTAGGTGCAAAGAAGCCTGGTAAGCGTGTTGGTCGTGGTATCGGTTCTGGTCTTGGTAAGACTGGTGGTCGTGGTCACAAAGGTCAAAAATCTCGCTCAGGCGGTAAAGTACGCGTTGGTTTTGAAGGCGGTCAAATGCCTATGCAACGTCGTCTACCTAAGTTCGGTTTCACTTCACGCAAATCACTAGTATCTGCAGAAGTAAATCTGTTCGAAATCGCTAAAGTTGAAGGCGATGTGGTAGAACTAAGCACACTACAAGCAGCTGGTATTGTTAAAAAGAACATTCAGTTCGTTAAAGTAGTTAAATCTGGCGAAGTTTCTCGCGCGGTTACCGTTAAAGGTCTTAAAGTGACTAAAGGTGCTCGTGAAGCGATTGAAGCTGCCGGAGGCAAGATAGAAGAATAA
- the rplR gene encoding 50S ribosomal protein L18, giving the protein MDKKTARLRRAKRTRRNFIEQGATRLVIHRTPRHIYAQVVNPEGVVVAAASTVEKAISGSIEGTSNVAAAQAVGKAVAERAVEKGIAKLSFDRSGFKYHGRVKALADAAREAGLQF; this is encoded by the coding sequence ATGGATAAGAAAACAGCTCGTCTACGTCGTGCAAAACGCACTCGTAGAAACTTTATTGAACAAGGCGCAACTCGCCTAGTTATCCACCGCACTCCACGTCATATTTACGCGCAAGTTGTAAATCCTGAGGGTGTTGTGGTAGCTGCTGCTTCTACTGTAGAAAAAGCGATTAGTGGTTCAATCGAAGGCACTAGCAATGTTGCAGCTGCGCAAGCAGTTGGTAAAGCAGTTGCTGAACGTGCAGTTGAGAAAGGTATCGCTAAATTATCTTTTGATCGCAGTGGTTTTAAATATCACGGCCGTGTTAAGGCGCTTGCTGATGCAGCGCGTGAAGCCGGTTTACAATTCTAG
- the rpsD gene encoding 30S ribosomal protein S4, whose amino-acid sequence MARYLGPKLKLSRREGTDLFLKSGVRAIDSKCKLETAPGQHGARKGRLSDYGLQLREKQKVRRIYGVLEKQFRNYYKEAARLKGNTGENLLQLLEQRLDNVVYRMGFASTRAEARQLVSHKAIVVNGQVVNIPSFTVSAEDVVEIREKAKKQARITAAVELAEQREKPTWVEVDTKKLEGTFKRLPERSDLSAEINEQLIVELYSK is encoded by the coding sequence ATGGCAAGATATTTGGGCCCTAAGCTCAAGCTAAGTCGTCGTGAAGGTACTGACCTGTTCCTTAAGAGCGGCGTTAGAGCAATCGACTCTAAATGTAAGCTTGAAACAGCACCAGGTCAACACGGCGCTCGTAAAGGTCGCCTATCTGACTACGGTTTACAATTACGTGAAAAGCAAAAAGTTCGTCGTATCTACGGTGTACTAGAAAAGCAATTCCGTAACTACTATAAAGAAGCTGCTCGTCTTAAAGGCAACACAGGTGAAAACCTACTTCAGCTTCTAGAACAACGTTTAGACAACGTAGTTTACCGCATGGGTTTCGCTAGCACACGTGCTGAAGCTCGTCAGCTAGTAAGCCACAAAGCAATCGTTGTTAATGGTCAAGTTGTAAACATTCCTTCATTCACAGTTTCAGCTGAAGATGTAGTTGAAATCCGTGAGAAGGCTAAGAAGCAAGCTCGTATTACTGCAGCTGTAGAACTAGCTGAGCAACGCGAGAAGCCAACTTGGGTTGAAGTAGACACTAAGAAGCTAGAAGGTACATTTAAGCGTTTACCTGAGCGTTCTGATCTGTCTGCAGAAATTAATGAACAGCTAATCGTCGAACTTTACTCGAAGTAA
- the rplF gene encoding 50S ribosomal protein L6, whose product MSRVAKAPINVPAGVEVTLAGQDIKVKGKSGELTRTINDAVEVTLEENVIKTLPREGFADGWAQAGTARALINNMVVGAGEGYEKKLQLVGVGYRAAAKGKVLDLTLGFSHPVNFEVPEGITVETPSQTEIVVKGADKQLVGQVAANIRAYREPEPYKGKGVRYADEHVRRKEAKKK is encoded by the coding sequence ATGTCTCGCGTAGCAAAGGCACCTATCAATGTTCCTGCCGGTGTAGAAGTTACACTAGCTGGTCAGGACATCAAAGTTAAAGGTAAGAGCGGTGAGTTAACTCGCACTATCAACGATGCTGTTGAAGTAACGCTTGAAGAAAACGTAATCAAAACTCTTCCTCGCGAAGGTTTTGCTGACGGCTGGGCACAAGCAGGTACTGCTCGTGCACTAATCAACAACATGGTTGTTGGTGCAGGCGAAGGTTACGAGAAAAAACTTCAGCTAGTTGGTGTTGGTTACCGTGCAGCGGCTAAGGGTAAAGTATTAGACCTAACTCTTGGTTTCTCACACCCTGTGAACTTTGAAGTTCCAGAAGGTATCACTGTTGAAACACCTAGCCAAACTGAAATTGTGGTTAAAGGCGCAGATAAGCAGTTAGTTGGCCAAGTTGCTGCTAACATTCGCGCATACCGTGAGCCAGAGCCTTATAAAGGTAAAGGTGTACGTTATGCTGATGAACACGTGCGTCGCAAAGAAGCCAAGAAGAAGTAA
- the rplQ gene encoding 50S ribosomal protein L17: MRHRKSGRQLNRNSSHRKAMFSNMASSLVKHEIIKTTVPKAKELRRVIEPLITLAKTDSVANRRLAFARTRDKEVVGKLFTEIGPRFADRPGGYTRILKCGFRAGDNAPMAYIELLDRPATEEVQEDAQSAE; encoded by the coding sequence ATGCGCCATCGTAAGAGTGGTCGTCAATTAAACCGTAACAGCAGTCATCGTAAAGCGATGTTCAGCAACATGGCAAGTTCTTTGGTGAAGCACGAAATCATCAAAACTACTGTGCCAAAAGCGAAAGAGTTACGTCGTGTAATTGAACCTTTAATCACACTGGCTAAGACTGATAGCGTTGCAAACCGTCGTTTAGCGTTTGCTCGCACGCGTGATAAAGAAGTAGTTGGTAAATTGTTCACTGAGATTGGTCCTCGTTTCGCGGATCGTCCAGGTGGTTACACTCGTATTCTTAAGTGTGGCTTCCGTGCAGGTGACAACGCGCCAATGGCTTACATTGAACTACTAGATCGCCCAGCGACTGAAGAAGTTCAAGAAGACGCGCAGTCTGCAGAGTAA
- the rpsM gene encoding 30S ribosomal protein S13, with protein MARIAGINVPDHKHAVIALTSIYGVGKTRSKAILAATGIAETTKIGELSDEVLDQLREEVGKYTVEGDLRREVTLNIKRLMDLGCFRGLRHRRSLPLRGQRTKTNARTRKGPRKPIKK; from the coding sequence GTGGCCCGTATCGCAGGCATTAACGTTCCTGACCATAAGCATGCTGTTATCGCTTTAACAAGCATCTATGGTGTAGGTAAGACTCGCTCTAAGGCTATCTTAGCAGCGACTGGTATCGCCGAGACCACAAAAATCGGTGAACTAAGTGATGAAGTTCTTGACCAATTACGTGAAGAAGTTGGTAAGTACACTGTTGAAGGTGATCTTCGTCGTGAAGTTACTCTAAATATCAAGCGTCTTATGGACCTTGGTTGTTTCCGTGGCCTACGTCACCGTCGTTCGCTTCCACTACGTGGTCAGCGTACTAAGACTAACGCGCGTACTCGTAAGGGTCCTCGCAAGCCTATCAAGAAATAA
- the rplX gene encoding 50S ribosomal protein L24, with the protein MAAKIRRDDEVIVLAGKDKGKRGKVLSVVTESSRVFVEGVNLIKKHQKPVPQLNQPGGIVEKEASVDVSNVAIFNQETGKADRVGFKIEDGKKVRIFKSTGKTI; encoded by the coding sequence ATGGCAGCAAAAATCCGTCGTGATGACGAAGTAATCGTACTTGCAGGTAAAGACAAAGGTAAGCGCGGCAAAGTGCTTTCAGTTGTAACTGAATCTAGTCGAGTATTTGTTGAAGGCGTTAACTTAATCAAGAAGCACCAGAAGCCAGTTCCTCAGTTGAACCAGCCAGGCGGTATTGTTGAGAAAGAAGCGTCAGTAGACGTATCAAACGTAGCGATCTTTAACCAGGAAACTGGTAAAGCGGATCGTGTAGGTTTCAAGATTGAAGATGGTAAGAAAGTACGTATCTTCAAATCTACCGGTAAAACTATCTAA
- the rpmD gene encoding 50S ribosomal protein L30, with translation MANTVKVTQVKSSIGRLPKHKATLRGLGLRRINHTVELEDTPCVRGMINQVSYMVKVEG, from the coding sequence ATGGCAAATACAGTAAAAGTAACTCAAGTAAAGAGCTCTATCGGTCGTTTACCGAAGCATAAAGCAACTTTACGTGGTCTTGGTTTACGTCGTATCAACCACACAGTGGAGTTAGAAGATACTCCTTGTGTACGTGGTATGATCAACCAAGTGTCTTACATGGTTAAGGTTGAGGGTTAA
- the rplN gene encoding 50S ribosomal protein L14 has protein sequence MIQMQTQLDVADNSGARKVQCIKVLGGSHRRYAAIGDIIKVSVKEAIPRGKVKKGDVKNAVVVRTKKGVRRPDGSLIRFDSNAAVILNDSLQPIGTRIFGPVTRELRNDKFMKIVSLAPEVL, from the coding sequence ATGATCCAAATGCAAACTCAGCTGGACGTTGCTGATAACAGCGGCGCTCGCAAAGTGCAGTGTATTAAAGTCCTTGGCGGTTCGCACCGTCGCTACGCAGCGATTGGCGATATCATCAAAGTTTCTGTTAAAGAAGCTATTCCTCGCGGTAAAGTGAAGAAAGGTGATGTTAAAAACGCAGTAGTTGTGCGCACTAAAAAAGGCGTTCGTCGTCCAGACGGCTCTTTAATCCGTTTCGATAGCAATGCGGCAGTAATCTTAAATGATAGCTTACAGCCAATTGGTACTCGTATCTTTGGCCCTGTGACTCGTGAACTTCGTAACGATAAGTTCATGAAGATCGTTTCACTAGCCCCAGAAGTACTATAA